One window from the genome of Metabacillus flavus encodes:
- a CDS encoding sulfite oxidase-like oxidoreductase, producing the protein MYFGKSKAHADSERVPPNQHVTKSFPVLHAGSVPEYRELKSWNLQVYGLVEKPLLLSFEDLMNFPQATVSNDIHCVTGWSRLDNTWTGVRARDIAHAAGVSGESGFVVLHAEEGWTANLPLEDFLKGTSLLAHSHDGKPLTPEHGYPIRAVFPHLYFWKSAKWLRGIQFTKQNHPGFWEKNGYHMYGNPWKEERFSWD; encoded by the coding sequence ATGTACTTCGGAAAATCTAAAGCGCATGCTGATTCAGAACGCGTTCCTCCTAACCAGCATGTGACGAAATCCTTTCCGGTCCTGCATGCTGGGTCGGTTCCGGAATATCGAGAGTTGAAGAGCTGGAATCTGCAGGTTTACGGGCTTGTAGAAAAACCGCTGCTGCTCAGTTTTGAGGATTTGATGAATTTTCCTCAAGCAACGGTTTCCAATGATATTCATTGTGTGACGGGATGGTCCAGGCTTGATAATACATGGACAGGTGTTAGAGCAAGGGATATAGCCCATGCTGCAGGAGTTAGTGGAGAATCGGGATTTGTTGTTCTTCATGCTGAGGAAGGATGGACGGCAAATCTTCCTTTAGAGGATTTCCTGAAGGGGACAAGTCTGCTGGCTCATTCTCATGATGGTAAACCGTTAACCCCAGAGCATGGATACCCGATCAGAGCTGTTTTTCCTCATCTTTATTTTTGGAAAAGCGCTAAATGGCTGAGAGGAATTCAATTTACTAAACAAAATCATCCGGGATTCTGGGAAAAGAATGGCTACCATATGTATGGGAATCCATGGAAAGAGGAGAGGTTTTCCTGGGACTAA
- a CDS encoding biotin transporter BioY, protein MGRRFQTIDLVYASMFAALMAVGANLTSWVPFLQVAGIPLSMAPFFCVLAGLLLGSRLGAVSMAVYALIGAAGAPVFAGFSSGLGILFGKTGGFILSYILAAYAAGKIVEWNKNPKLPVFMAAAFAGIIVIYFFGTTYMYAIINYVAGAKLSYLASWQIMAWFAVKDIVFTIFAALITPRIYHQVKKGSRQTKQRAA, encoded by the coding sequence ATGGGTAGAAGATTTCAGACAATTGACTTAGTATACGCCAGTATGTTTGCCGCTTTAATGGCAGTCGGGGCAAATTTAACTTCATGGGTGCCGTTTCTGCAGGTAGCGGGAATACCGCTGTCCATGGCTCCATTTTTCTGCGTGCTTGCAGGGCTTCTGCTTGGAAGCCGTCTCGGAGCAGTATCGATGGCGGTCTATGCACTTATAGGCGCAGCAGGCGCACCTGTCTTTGCAGGATTTTCATCAGGATTGGGCATCCTTTTCGGAAAAACAGGCGGATTTATCCTTTCCTATATATTAGCTGCTTATGCAGCAGGAAAAATCGTAGAATGGAATAAAAATCCGAAGCTCCCGGTTTTTATGGCCGCTGCTTTTGCAGGAATTATCGTCATTTATTTTTTCGGAACAACCTACATGTATGCAATCATTAATTATGTTGCAGGGGCCAAGCTTTCCTATTTAGCATCATGGCAGATCATGGCCTGGTTCGCCGTTAAAGATATTGTATTCACCATCTTCGCAGCTCTCATCACTCCGCGTATTTATCATCAGGTAAAAAAGGGATCCCGTCAAACGAAACAGCGGGCAGCGTAA
- a CDS encoding Na+/H+ antiporter family protein: MNAVILAVAVLLVLSLLRVNVVFSLIIGALAGGFASGLDIKTIGEAFTTGLGGNAAVALSYASLGAFAVALTKTGLPDAMVHFAIKLVGREGESNRKTLSKVLILFIILLVSISSQNIVPVHIAFIPVLIPPLLKIFNQLQIDRRLVAAVITFGLITPYMYIQAGFGAIFHGILRDNMKQAGLAIKLSDIPDAMLIPSLGMVTGLLLAFFFYRKKRNYEDREITGAEAVAFSKNSLSFAAAAIIISLAVQLYLSHLEIEGGMIFGALAGIAVLYVTGAMRWKEADAILTKGMQMMAFIGFVMLAASGFASVMEETGHIEKMVKSSSALIGNNQALAALLMLIVGLLVTMGIGSSFSTVPIITALFVPLCINLGFSPLATIAIIGTAGALGDAGSPVSDSTLGPTSGLNADGQHDHIWDTTVPTFLLYNIPLVLFGWIAAMVL; encoded by the coding sequence ATGAATGCTGTCATTTTAGCTGTTGCTGTTCTGCTAGTGCTTAGCCTTCTCAGAGTAAATGTTGTATTTTCTTTGATTATCGGGGCATTGGCCGGAGGGTTCGCAAGCGGCTTGGATATAAAAACAATTGGAGAAGCTTTTACGACCGGATTGGGAGGAAATGCTGCAGTCGCTCTTAGCTATGCATCACTTGGAGCATTTGCCGTTGCACTTACTAAAACCGGGCTGCCGGATGCAATGGTGCATTTTGCGATTAAATTAGTAGGCAGAGAAGGAGAATCGAATAGAAAAACTCTTTCTAAGGTTTTGATCTTATTCATCATCCTGCTGGTTTCAATTTCTTCTCAAAATATCGTGCCTGTTCATATTGCGTTTATCCCAGTTTTAATACCGCCTCTTTTAAAGATCTTTAATCAGCTTCAAATTGACCGAAGACTTGTTGCAGCAGTGATTACATTTGGATTAATTACACCTTATATGTATATTCAGGCAGGATTTGGAGCCATTTTTCATGGGATTTTAAGAGATAATATGAAGCAGGCGGGACTAGCTATTAAACTTTCAGATATCCCGGATGCCATGCTCATACCTTCTTTAGGAATGGTAACCGGCTTACTGCTTGCTTTCTTCTTCTATAGAAAGAAAAGGAATTATGAAGATCGTGAAATTACAGGAGCAGAGGCCGTAGCCTTTTCTAAAAATTCTCTCAGCTTTGCGGCAGCGGCTATAATTATATCCCTTGCTGTTCAGTTATACCTGTCACATCTGGAGATTGAGGGAGGAATGATATTCGGAGCTCTTGCGGGTATTGCGGTCCTTTATGTTACAGGCGCAATGCGATGGAAGGAAGCCGATGCCATCCTTACAAAAGGGATGCAGATGATGGCATTCATCGGATTCGTTATGCTTGCGGCATCGGGCTTTGCCAGTGTAATGGAAGAAACCGGACATATTGAGAAGATGGTGAAAAGTTCCTCTGCACTAATCGGGAATAACCAGGCATTGGCCGCCCTGCTCATGCTTATTGTCGGCCTTCTTGTCACGATGGGAATCGGTTCCTCTTTTTCAACAGTACCTATTATTACAGCTCTATTTGTCCCATTGTGCATAAACCTCGGCTTCAGTCCTTTAGCGACAATCGCCATTATCGGAACTGCAGGTGCTCTTGGAGATGCAGGTTCACCTGTATCGGACAGTACCCTGGGTCCCACTTCCGGTTTGAATGCCGATGGCCAGCATGACCATATTTGGGATACTACTGTACCAACGTTCCTTCTTTATAACATTCCGCTCGTCCTTTTTGGATGGATTGCGGCAATGGTTCTCTGA
- a CDS encoding leucyl aminopeptidase yields MFKVNDTLTGNEETLITGLFKKTQPLQGTLAAIDESLEGHVTALLKEGDISADSMAVAKIFPLGKAEMKRIYIAGLGREKEWDFESAREAFGHIVKRLLADRKTEAVIDLDSFTSEHLNGLEAAHALAEALELASYKIKDYKHKSNEPEKKIEELTVLTKEDASEIKAALFVGAAHGRGTNSARTLVNMPSNILTANELAEHAKMLADRYGFECEILEKEEMQKLGMGAMLAVNQGSAEPPKMITLKYNGSENSTEIIGLVGKGITFDTGGYSIKTKSGIVGMKTDMGGAAAVLGAMEIIGELKPEQNVVAVIPSTDNVISATAFKPDDVIISMSGKTIEVLNTDAEGRLVLADAITYAKHHGATHLVDVATLTGGVIVALGNDMTGATTNNESLYEQVTAASKECGEPIWQLPITEKDTKRVKSSKMADLSNSPGREGHAIMAAAFLKEFAEDTPWVHLDIAGTSVTSKEGRLGPSGATGVMARTLATFVENFEV; encoded by the coding sequence ATGTTTAAAGTAAATGATACGCTGACAGGAAATGAAGAAACCCTGATTACAGGATTATTTAAGAAAACACAGCCTTTGCAGGGCACACTCGCAGCGATAGATGAGAGTCTTGAAGGTCATGTGACGGCCTTGCTTAAAGAAGGGGATATAAGTGCAGACTCCATGGCCGTTGCAAAGATCTTCCCGTTAGGAAAGGCGGAAATGAAACGAATTTACATTGCCGGGCTGGGAAGAGAGAAGGAATGGGATTTCGAATCAGCAAGAGAAGCATTCGGCCATATCGTGAAGCGCCTTCTTGCTGACCGGAAAACAGAGGCAGTCATTGATTTGGACAGTTTTACTTCTGAACACCTGAACGGATTAGAAGCCGCACATGCACTGGCGGAGGCACTTGAACTCGCTTCTTATAAAATTAAGGATTATAAGCACAAATCAAATGAACCGGAAAAAAAGATTGAAGAGCTGACGGTTTTGACGAAAGAAGATGCTTCTGAGATAAAAGCTGCTCTTTTTGTTGGAGCGGCACATGGAAGAGGCACAAATTCAGCAAGGACGCTGGTCAATATGCCGTCGAACATACTCACGGCCAACGAACTTGCAGAACATGCAAAAATGCTTGCCGACCGATATGGCTTCGAGTGTGAAATTCTTGAAAAAGAAGAAATGCAAAAGCTTGGCATGGGCGCGATGCTTGCTGTAAATCAAGGTTCCGCTGAGCCCCCAAAAATGATTACATTGAAATACAATGGCAGTGAAAACAGCACGGAAATAATCGGCCTTGTCGGCAAAGGAATCACCTTTGATACAGGCGGATATTCCATTAAAACGAAATCCGGTATTGTCGGAATGAAAACAGATATGGGAGGCGCTGCGGCTGTATTAGGAGCAATGGAAATTATCGGCGAGCTAAAGCCTGAGCAAAACGTAGTGGCGGTTATTCCTTCTACAGACAATGTCATTTCAGCGACTGCCTTCAAGCCGGACGATGTCATCATTTCCATGAGTGGAAAAACGATTGAAGTGTTAAATACCGATGCCGAAGGAAGGCTTGTCCTTGCAGATGCCATCACATATGCCAAACATCATGGAGCGACCCATTTAGTTGATGTTGCGACTCTGACCGGGGGAGTAATTGTTGCATTGGGAAATGATATGACGGGTGCAACGACGAACAATGAATCCCTTTATGAACAAGTGACAGCGGCATCTAAGGAATGCGGGGAGCCAATCTGGCAGCTGCCGATTACAGAAAAAGATACAAAACGTGTAAAAAGCAGCAAAATGGCAGATCTGAGCAATTCTCCCGGAAGAGAGGGACATGCGATTATGGCTGCCGCTTTCCTGAAGGAATTTGCTGAGGATACGCCATGGGTTCACCTGGATATTGCAGGTACATCGGTTACGAGCAAGGAAGGCCGTCTTGGACCGTCGGGAGCGACAGGAGTCATGGCAAGAACACTCGCTACATTCGTAGAAAATTTCGAGGTTTAA
- a CDS encoding DUF309 domain-containing protein, whose translation MDGYPEEYYQFFIHFNEGDFYTCHDLLEEMWLTDKSNLFLKGLLQMSVALYHYSYGNLKGARSMMLAGRKYIQPYRPSHWGIDLEKTSQFMENCLLIIPQVPDKVPYEMTKDLPRLPLLILYLESS comes from the coding sequence ATGGATGGTTATCCGGAGGAATACTACCAGTTTTTCATCCATTTCAATGAAGGCGATTTCTATACGTGCCATGATCTTCTGGAAGAGATGTGGCTGACCGACAAGTCGAACCTGTTTTTAAAAGGACTGCTTCAAATGTCTGTTGCCCTTTATCATTACAGCTACGGCAACTTAAAAGGGGCAAGGTCCATGATGCTTGCAGGCAGGAAGTACATACAGCCCTACCGCCCGTCACACTGGGGCATTGATTTGGAAAAAACAAGCCAGTTCATGGAAAATTGTTTACTCATTATACCACAGGTCCCGGATAAGGTACCGTATGAAATGACTAAGGATCTGCCCCGTCTCCCCTTGCTTATTCTATACCTTGAATCGTCCTGA
- a CDS encoding divergent PAP2 family protein, giving the protein MDIFYNFPLIAALTAIFFAQVVKVPIHFIAIRKWDWSLVTSTGGMPSSHSAAVTALTTAVALEEGLGSTLFAVSAIFAVITMFDATGVRRHAGEQATVLNKLVIDFNRFMKEAKDWQQNQEQEKQKRLKELLGHQPIEVFFGGITGILLTLLMHYLFFQL; this is encoded by the coding sequence ATGGATATATTTTATAATTTCCCTTTAATCGCTGCTCTGACAGCAATATTTTTCGCTCAGGTTGTAAAAGTACCGATTCATTTTATTGCCATTAGAAAATGGGACTGGTCACTCGTAACCAGCACAGGCGGTATGCCAAGTTCGCACTCCGCAGCCGTTACGGCTCTGACTACAGCCGTAGCTCTCGAAGAAGGTCTTGGTTCCACCCTATTTGCCGTGTCGGCCATTTTCGCCGTCATCACTATGTTTGATGCAACCGGTGTACGGCGTCATGCAGGCGAACAGGCAACTGTTCTTAATAAACTGGTCATTGACTTTAACCGTTTCATGAAAGAAGCGAAGGATTGGCAGCAAAATCAGGAACAGGAAAAACAAAAAAGACTGAAAGAATTGCTTGGCCATCAGCCAATAGAAGTTTTCTTTGGCGGGATCACAGGCATTCTCCTTACCCTTTTAATGCACTACCTCTTTTTCCAACTATAG
- a CDS encoding cobalamin-binding protein, with protein sequence MKIVSICPSNTELAVCLGLTDQLAGLDDFSDWPDEIKHLPRLGPDLAIRMDDVERYEPDLVLASLSVPGMEKNIEELERRNLPYMIFDPQSFEDLNDDLIRLGKRTGCLERAQDKTKLLREILMQFERKSSELSSKPSVYFEWWPKPIFTPGGTNWLTEMSRLAGAENIFSQTEVPSIQTDWEEILTKDPDYFFMVWVGVKESKMKIDHVQKRTRSSELSALKNGRVLMLQEALFCRPSPRLYEGLASLASILHPEHFKDEISLIRNSSIY encoded by the coding sequence ATGAAAATTGTTTCGATTTGCCCAAGCAATACCGAGCTCGCCGTCTGCCTGGGATTAACGGATCAACTAGCGGGACTTGACGATTTTTCAGATTGGCCGGATGAGATTAAGCATCTTCCAAGACTTGGTCCGGATTTGGCGATACGGATGGATGATGTTGAAAGATACGAGCCTGACTTAGTGCTAGCTTCCTTAAGCGTACCGGGCATGGAGAAGAATATTGAAGAACTCGAACGGAGAAATCTTCCGTATATGATATTTGATCCTCAATCCTTTGAAGACCTGAACGATGATTTAATAAGGCTGGGGAAAAGAACCGGCTGCCTGGAACGGGCTCAGGACAAAACGAAGCTCCTGCGAGAGATCCTGATGCAATTTGAAAGAAAGTCATCAGAGCTCTCCTCCAAGCCTTCCGTCTATTTTGAGTGGTGGCCGAAACCGATTTTCACTCCCGGAGGAACAAACTGGCTGACTGAGATGAGCCGCCTTGCAGGTGCAGAAAACATATTCAGTCAAACTGAAGTTCCCAGCATTCAAACGGACTGGGAGGAAATTTTAACAAAAGACCCCGATTACTTCTTTATGGTGTGGGTCGGAGTGAAAGAATCCAAAATGAAAATTGACCATGTTCAAAAAAGGACCCGTTCATCCGAATTATCAGCTTTAAAGAACGGCAGAGTACTCATGCTTCAGGAAGCGCTCTTTTGCAGACCATCTCCCAGACTGTATGAGGGACTGGCAAGCCTTGCATCTATCCTGCATCCAGAGCATTTTAAGGATGAAATTTCCCTAATTCGGAACTCTTCTATTTATTAA